CTCGCCTTATTGGGCTAAAAGCTTTAAGCTATAATCGCACTGCCGGGTCATGGGCATGCTCTTGGCCATCGATGTAGGGAACACCAACGTTACCATTGGTCTCTTTGAAGGGAAGGAGCTAGTGGCCACCTGGCGTCTGGCTACCGATGCCCGGCGGATGAGCGACGAATACGCTGCCCTCCTCCTCCACCTCATGGCCCATCGCGGCCTGAGGCCTGGGGACGTACAGGACGCTGTCTTCTGCTCGGTGGTGCCGGACTTGGACCCCGTCTTCGACGACGTATGCCGCCGGTATTTGGGGGTGGTCCCCCTGGTGGTGGAGGCGGGGGTGCGCACAGGGTTGCGCATCCTCTACGACTCGCCGCGGGAGGTGGGGGCAGACAGGGTGGCCGATGCCGTAGCCGCCATTCACCTCTATGGGGCGCCGGTTATTGTGGTGGACATGGGGACGGCCACCGTCCTGGACGCCGTGGACCGCCATGGCTCCTATCTTGGCGGGGCCATCGCCCCTGGCCTAGGGGTGGCAGCCGAGGCCCTCTTCCAGCGGGCGGCCAAGCTTTACCGGGTGGAGCTGGCCCGTCCCCGCTCGGCCATTGGGCGCAACACTGTGGCTGCCATGCAGTCGGGCATCGTGCTGGGGTATGTGGGGCTGGTGGAGGGGCTGGTGCACCGCTTCAAGGAGGAGCTGGGGGACGACGCCCCGGTGGTGGCCACAGGCGGCTATGCCCATCTCATCGCCAGCGAGACGAAGATCATCGACCACGTAAACCCCGACCTCACCCTCATCGGTCTGCGCATCATCCATGAGCTGAACAGGGGCTGAGGGGCCATGTACAACTTGGAGAGGCGGCGGGTGGTGCTGGGAGTAGGGGGCAGCGTGGCCGCCTACAAGGCGGTGGACTTGGCCAGCCAGCTCACCAGGCTTGGGGCGCAGGTGGACGCTGTCCTGACAAAGGCTGCCACCCGCTTCGTCACCCCTCTCAGCTTCACCTCCGTCACCCTCCGCCCCGCCTATGTGGACATGTTCGAGGCCTCCCTTAGGGAGCCGGAGGTGCATGTGCGTTTGGGCCGGGAGGCGGACGTGGTGGTGGTGGCCCCGGCTACCGCCTCCCTCCTGGCCCGGCTGGCCCTGGGGATAGCTCAGGAGCTCATTTCCCTCACCGTCCTGTGCACTCGCGCCCCTCTGGTGGTGTGTCCGGCTATGGACTCCCACATGTGGGAGCACCCAACCACTCAGGGGCACGTGCGCACCCTTCAGGAGAGGGGGGCTGTGGTGGTGGGGCCGGAGGTGGGGCGGCTGGCATCGGGCCAGGTGGGGATGGGGAGGCTGGCTGAGAGGGAGACCATCATAGGCGCTGTGCGCTATGTCCTGGGCCAGCGCTATGGCGACCTAATAGGGAGGCGCATCGTGGTGACCGCTGGCGGCACCCAGGAGCCTATCGACCCTGTGCGCTATATCTCTAACCACTCCTCTGGCAAGATGGGCTATGCGGTGGCGGAGGCCGCCCGCGACCGTGGCGCGCAGGTGACCTTAGTGACGGCCCCCACTGCCCTCCCCGACCCCTATGGCGTGCAGGTGGTGCGGGTATGCACGGCCCTGGAGATGCGAGAGGCGGTCATGGAGGCTTGCCGCGGGGCCCACGCCCTCATCATGGCCGCCGCCGTGGCCGACTTCCGGCCCGCCCAGGCTGCCCCCGCCAAGATTAAGCGTGGGGAGAGGGAGGCCATCACCCTGGAGCTGGTGCGCAACCCCGACATCCTGGCCGAGACGGCCTCTTTCCCCCATCTGGTGCGGGTGGGCTTTGCCGCCGAGACCGAGGACCTTCTGGCCAATGCCCACCGCAAGCTGGTGGAGCGAAGGCTGGACCTGGTGGTGGCCAACGATGTCACCGCCCCTGGCTCCGGCTTCGGCACCGATACCAACAAGGTGGTCATCGTGGGGCGCCATGGGGCTCAGGAGCTGCCCCTCATGAGCAAGTACGAGGTGGGATGTCACGTCCTAGATCATGTGGCCCGTATCCTGGCTGAGAAGGGGGAGCCATGATGGAGACGACGGAGGAGAGGTTTGGGCTGGAGAAGTTCGCCCGTCACCCCTTCTATCAGGAGGTGAACCGGCGGCTGGTGAAGCTGGCCGGCCTCCGTCCTGGCCAACGGGTGGTGGACTTAGGTGCAGGCACGGGGGCCGTAACGCGGCTCCTGGTGGAGGAGGTAAGGGGCAAGGAGGGGGCGGAGGTCATCGCAGTGGAGCCCGTAGCCTCCGCCCTGGAGGTGGCCCGCCGCAGCCTAGCCCAGGTGTCGGGAGTGGTGGTCCGCTTCGTGCAGGGCCAGGCGGAGAGGCTCTCCCAGTTGGTTCGGCGGCCTGTAGATGCCGTCTTCTTCTGCAACGCCATCCACCTGGTGCGGGAGAAGGCCAAGGTGCTCCAGGAGGTGCGCAAGGTGCTAGGGGAGGAAGGCGTCTTCTCCTTCAACACCACCTTTTTTAAGGGGGCTGAGCCCCCCGAGAGCCACCAGTTCTATCGGCGGTGGCTGAGCAAGGCCTTGCGCTTGTTGCGTTCCCGCTATGGCCTCTCCCCCCTCCCCGAGCGGGCGCCAGCGCGGGAGCGGCTCTCCTGCGAGGAGTATGCCTCCCTTCTGCTGGAGAACGGGTTCCGTATCCGCCACCAGGAGATCGTGCAGGTGCAGATGGACCTGGAGAGCTTCGAAGACATATCGGAGTATGCCCTCTGGATCGAGGGCATCTTGCCAGGGATACCGCTGGAGACGGGCAGCGCCGTCCTGAAGGAGAGCGTGAGGGATACGTTCCATGAGCTGGGCATCGCCTTTTCCCCCCGTAACTGGTTGCTGGTGGTAGCCGGCCGCGCCTGAGCTATGTATGATGTAGGCATATCCGCAAGGGCCGTGTGCCGGAGGTGAGCGATGAGCGTTAGGACCCTCAGCGGCTGGTTGCTACGCTTGGCCCGTCTGGATATGAGCGTCCTGCAGGATGCGGCCTCCACCGCTGCTGCCAGCGGGCCTTTGACTGGGCTGGTGGTGGCCTGTAGCCTCGTCTCGGGGCTGGGACCGTGGCTGTGGTGGACCTTTCAGGACTTCCCCGACAAGGGGGAGGTGTTCCTGAAGGGGGTCATCATCGGTGGGCTTTTGCAGGTGG
The genomic region above belongs to Dehalococcoidia bacterium and contains:
- the coaBC gene encoding bifunctional phosphopantothenoylcysteine decarboxylase/phosphopantothenate--cysteine ligase CoaBC, giving the protein MYNLERRRVVLGVGGSVAAYKAVDLASQLTRLGAQVDAVLTKAATRFVTPLSFTSVTLRPAYVDMFEASLREPEVHVRLGREADVVVVAPATASLLARLALGIAQELISLTVLCTRAPLVVCPAMDSHMWEHPTTQGHVRTLQERGAVVVGPEVGRLASGQVGMGRLAERETIIGAVRYVLGQRYGDLIGRRIVVTAGGTQEPIDPVRYISNHSSGKMGYAVAEAARDRGAQVTLVTAPTALPDPYGVQVVRVCTALEMREAVMEACRGAHALIMAAAVADFRPAQAAPAKIKRGEREAITLELVRNPDILAETASFPHLVRVGFAAETEDLLANAHRKLVERRLDLVVANDVTAPGSGFGTDTNKVVIVGRHGAQELPLMSKYEVGCHVLDHVARILAEKGEP
- a CDS encoding methyltransferase domain-containing protein, which codes for MMETTEERFGLEKFARHPFYQEVNRRLVKLAGLRPGQRVVDLGAGTGAVTRLLVEEVRGKEGAEVIAVEPVASALEVARRSLAQVSGVVVRFVQGQAERLSQLVRRPVDAVFFCNAIHLVREKAKVLQEVRKVLGEEGVFSFNTTFFKGAEPPESHQFYRRWLSKALRLLRSRYGLSPLPERAPARERLSCEEYASLLLENGFRIRHQEIVQVQMDLESFEDISEYALWIEGILPGIPLETGSAVLKESVRDTFHELGIAFSPRNWLLVVAGRA
- a CDS encoding type III pantothenate kinase is translated as MLLAIDVGNTNVTIGLFEGKELVATWRLATDARRMSDEYAALLLHLMAHRGLRPGDVQDAVFCSVVPDLDPVFDDVCRRYLGVVPLVVEAGVRTGLRILYDSPREVGADRVADAVAAIHLYGAPVIVVDMGTATVLDAVDRHGSYLGGAIAPGLGVAAEALFQRAAKLYRVELARPRSAIGRNTVAAMQSGIVLGYVGLVEGLVHRFKEELGDDAPVVATGGYAHLIASETKIIDHVNPDLTLIGLRIIHELNRG